In the Leptospira sp. WS4.C2 genome, one interval contains:
- a CDS encoding glycosyltransferase family 4 protein, producing the protein MRLKIGYDARMIENSGIGIRIQHILKFWPISSQKADLFIFGDPFVLKKYDLPKEAKIIEYKANIYSPKEFLGHPEMAKMNILDIPHFNIPFPYIRKCIVTIHDLIPYHFKAAHSSLIKRIYMHFVFRWIKWFALKIVTVSNYTKQDLVQSFGYPEKKISVVYNGIDRKIFLKNTIERLSDFLKKQSLPKSYLFTVGIGKAHKNFPFLLETIEELWKDKKLKLPLVIGGISKEIPIELRLFKDKYPNLIFFLPHLPYEDLPLAYQGAKLFIYPSLYEGFGFPVLESQSVGTVVLSSNASVLPEILETSAEYFDPHVKESLKSKILILLSNDKLQKEYQKRGLTNANRFLWHNAIQSFADVYKQLSI; encoded by the coding sequence ATGCGGCTTAAAATAGGTTACGATGCAAGGATGATCGAAAATTCGGGGATCGGGATTCGTATCCAACATATTTTAAAATTTTGGCCCATCTCTTCTCAGAAGGCTGATTTATTTATTTTTGGTGATCCATTTGTTTTAAAAAAATACGACCTACCCAAAGAAGCAAAAATCATCGAATACAAAGCCAATATCTATTCACCGAAAGAATTTTTAGGCCATCCAGAAATGGCGAAAATGAATATTTTGGATATTCCTCATTTTAATATTCCCTTTCCTTACATTCGCAAGTGCATTGTTACTATCCATGATCTTATTCCTTATCATTTCAAAGCTGCGCATAGTTCCCTCATCAAACGTATCTATATGCACTTTGTCTTTCGATGGATCAAGTGGTTTGCATTAAAGATCGTTACTGTTTCCAATTACACCAAACAAGACTTAGTGCAATCCTTTGGTTATCCAGAAAAAAAGATTTCGGTGGTTTATAATGGAATTGATAGAAAGATTTTCTTGAAAAATACAATAGAGAGACTAAGTGATTTTTTAAAAAAACAATCTCTTCCAAAATCTTATCTTTTTACAGTGGGAATTGGCAAAGCTCACAAAAACTTTCCTTTTTTATTAGAAACCATAGAAGAATTATGGAAAGATAAAAAATTGAAGCTTCCCCTTGTGATTGGAGGGATCAGTAAAGAGATTCCAATAGAACTAAGATTATTTAAAGACAAATACCCAAATTTAATATTTTTTCTTCCCCATCTGCCCTATGAAGACCTACCCCTTGCTTACCAAGGTGCAAAACTTTTCATTTACCCATCCTTATATGAAGGATTTGGATTTCCCGTATTGGAATCACAAAGTGTAGGTACTGTCGTACTTTCTTCTAATGCCAGTGTTCTTCCTGAAATTTTAGAAACGTCTGCGGAATATTTTGATCCGCACGTTAAGGAAAGTTTGAAATCGAAAATTCTTATTTTACTATCGAATGATAAATTACAAAAAGAATACCAAAAGAGAGGCCTAACCAATGCAAACCGTTTCCTTTGGCACAATGCGATCCAATCATTCGCTGACGTTTACAAACAGCTTTCTATTTAG
- a CDS encoding (2Fe-2S)-binding protein, whose amino-acid sequence MNKCHCAEVFFESILNVVKESHRPILEVAREMGAADTCTACVPDMLAFIEQKMEGQLAGNTNY is encoded by the coding sequence ATGAACAAGTGTCACTGTGCAGAAGTTTTCTTTGAATCTATCTTAAATGTTGTCAAAGAATCCCATCGCCCTATACTAGAAGTTGCCCGCGAGATGGGAGCGGCTGATACTTGTACGGCTTGTGTTCCGGATATGTTAGCCTTCATCGAGCAGAAAATGGAAGGTCAACTTGCAGGAAATACAAATTATTGA
- a CDS encoding WbuC family cupin fold metalloprotein, which produces MQEIQIIDSNLIESLVKKAQTADRKRTNHNFHEPSEVYQRFLNVLSKTTYIPPHRHLSDPKPETFVVLEGEIGFLIFKENGDIKETHKLSAGGPKRGIDLQPGVWHSLVCLSDHAVCFEGKSGPYDPTADKEFHSKYPLEGDPKVKETIVWYESLFV; this is translated from the coding sequence TTGCAGGAAATACAAATTATTGATTCTAACTTAATCGAATCTCTCGTAAAAAAAGCCCAAACCGCAGACAGAAAACGAACCAATCACAACTTCCATGAACCGTCGGAAGTGTACCAAAGGTTTCTCAACGTTCTTTCTAAAACTACCTACATTCCACCTCACAGACATTTGTCGGATCCAAAACCTGAAACCTTTGTGGTTCTTGAAGGTGAAATTGGGTTTTTAATCTTTAAAGAAAACGGAGACATCAAGGAAACGCATAAACTTTCGGCTGGCGGTCCTAAACGAGGAATTGATCTACAACCAGGTGTTTGGCATAGTTTGGTTTGTTTATCTGATCATGCTGTTTGTTTTGAAGGGAAATCTGGTCCTTATGATCCAACTGCAGATAAAGAGTTTCACTCGAAATATCCCCTGGAAGGGGATCCTAAAGTAAAAGAGACCATTGTTTGGTATGAATCTTTGTTTGTATGA
- a CDS encoding PHB depolymerase family esterase — protein sequence MNWITLVRKLFISLIMVSLSFFCKSLPSIVPVKEHKLESISSDGIIRTFRYYIPKQIKEDRLPVVFILHGGGGTGEGMIYLSRMSEKAEEYGFIAVYPDGYANRWNDGRKISHSLTDKRNTNDVEFFKDMVRYLDKEIPVDYNRIHAVGISNGGFMTQRLLCEAAELFSSGYSIAAVTSQGLKEICNPPPRKSIGFIMGTADDVVPYLGGTVSIPSDPSPNAKKISAGDVVSYLESLEFWSSPFVCKEETKTKKRHLNKFWKRDIQYTQVTDCQSDQRVEGYLIPGGGHIWPNGFYYQNEKQYGYLSKDLDTREIVLQFFRTTYKKDKLVNNASLGN from the coding sequence ATGAATTGGATTACCTTAGTTAGAAAACTATTTATATCTCTCATTATGGTTTCCTTATCTTTTTTTTGTAAATCCTTACCTTCTATAGTTCCTGTAAAAGAACATAAGTTAGAATCCATTTCTTCAGATGGAATTATACGTACCTTTCGTTATTATATCCCAAAACAAATTAAAGAAGATCGTTTACCGGTAGTCTTTATTTTACATGGGGGTGGTGGCACAGGAGAAGGAATGATTTACCTCTCAAGAATGTCGGAGAAAGCAGAGGAATATGGCTTTATCGCTGTTTATCCAGATGGATATGCTAACCGATGGAATGATGGTAGAAAAATTTCACATTCACTCACTGACAAACGTAATACAAATGATGTGGAATTCTTCAAAGATATGGTTCGCTATTTGGATAAAGAAATTCCTGTCGATTATAATCGAATTCATGCAGTAGGAATCTCTAACGGTGGATTCATGACCCAACGATTATTATGCGAAGCAGCAGAACTATTTTCTTCTGGATATTCGATTGCAGCCGTTACTTCTCAAGGTTTGAAAGAAATTTGTAACCCTCCTCCAAGAAAATCTATCGGCTTTATTATGGGTACCGCTGACGATGTTGTTCCCTATTTAGGGGGAACCGTTTCTATTCCATCAGACCCAAGCCCCAATGCAAAAAAAATCTCTGCAGGCGATGTGGTATCTTATTTAGAATCATTAGAATTTTGGAGTTCGCCGTTCGTCTGCAAAGAAGAAACAAAAACAAAGAAAAGGCATTTAAACAAATTTTGGAAACGAGACATTCAGTACACTCAAGTGACTGATTGCCAATCTGATCAAAGAGTAGAAGGGTATTTGATTCCAGGGGGAGGTCATATCTGGCCCAATGGTTTTTATTACCAAAACGAAAAACAATACGGATACTTAAGTAAGGACTTGGATACAAGGGAAATTGTGTTACAATTCTTTCGAACGACGTATAAAAAAGATAAGTTGGTAAACAATGCATCACTCGGAAATTAG
- a CDS encoding alpha/beta fold hydrolase, with the protein MHHSEIRNSSSVFTTLETGSGDPVLFLHGFPDNHKTFAPIMEQVGKKGFQCIAPVMRGYEPSTISHAHKLHVVDLVNDILGWMEDRRWDSVHLVGHNWGAVIAFAAGMYYPNRIKSITSLGVPLLRTYQDSFFWAPQQTIHSWYVLLFQIPFLAELTIRSNGFALVDFLWKDWSPGFTPNQDHLAEIKANFQNPGILSSALSYYRNLNDLFTESGRESILGILDSQINVPTQILYGLNDGCFHKNLFEHLLDETDFPCGFRKIGFDHAGHFLHWEKREEVAKLILEWLQKNK; encoded by the coding sequence ATGCATCACTCGGAAATTAGAAATTCATCCAGCGTATTTACCACTCTAGAAACGGGGTCAGGCGACCCTGTCCTTTTCCTTCATGGTTTTCCTGATAATCATAAAACTTTCGCACCCATCATGGAACAAGTTGGAAAGAAGGGATTTCAATGCATTGCTCCCGTTATGCGAGGTTATGAGCCATCAACGATCTCTCATGCACATAAATTACACGTTGTCGATCTAGTGAATGACATTCTAGGTTGGATGGAAGATAGAAGGTGGGACTCGGTACATTTAGTTGGTCATAACTGGGGGGCCGTCATTGCTTTTGCTGCAGGAATGTACTACCCCAATCGAATCAAATCTATCACAAGCCTTGGGGTTCCACTTTTAAGGACTTACCAAGATTCATTTTTTTGGGCTCCCCAACAAACGATCCATTCTTGGTATGTATTACTATTTCAAATTCCGTTTTTGGCTGAACTTACGATTCGTTCCAATGGTTTTGCTTTAGTAGATTTTTTGTGGAAGGATTGGTCACCAGGTTTTACGCCAAACCAAGACCACTTAGCAGAGATTAAAGCCAACTTTCAAAATCCCGGAATTTTATCCTCTGCCCTCTCTTATTATCGAAATTTAAACGATTTATTCACAGAATCGGGAAGAGAAAGTATATTAGGAATTTTGGATTCGCAGATTAATGTGCCTACTCAGATCCTCTATGGCTTGAACGATGGTTGCTTTCATAAAAATCTCTTTGAACATCTATTAGATGAAACCGACTTCCCTTGCGGTTTTCGTAAGATCGGTTTTGATCATGCTGGGCACTTTCTTCATTGGGAAAAAAGAGAAGAGGTGGCCAAGTTGATTTTAGAATGGTTACAAAAAAATAAATAA
- a CDS encoding DUF2892 domain-containing protein, which translates to MFQNMGLYDRIIRVVVGLVLGGLYLGGVVEGTTAIVLFVIGLVMIATSAIGFCPAYLPFKFTTKEK; encoded by the coding sequence ATGTTTCAAAATATGGGTCTTTATGACAGAATCATTCGAGTGGTCGTTGGATTGGTATTAGGTGGTTTGTATTTAGGTGGAGTCGTTGAAGGAACAACAGCAATTGTTCTTTTTGTAATCGGACTTGTGATGATTGCAACATCTGCGATCGGATTTTGCCCAGCTTACCTACCTTTTAAATTTACAACAAAAGAAAAGTAA
- a CDS encoding class I SAM-dependent RNA methyltransferase yields MEKLRIKLEKWVNGGYCIAHHEGHAVFVDGGLPGELVDISLYKTGNKEWFGSVSEVIEASERRTESDCAVFMECGGCSYRHISYKDEVEIKTTLLEGMFPKWKGKIQVIKGPENEYRNNVQWQSNGREIGYFSKNTHRIVKESHAVCKTVDKRLLWDMVPEGLQKSVSKNKSIQLRLSSKSVVNYERDQTEMIIFNTKLKVPERGFFQINQFLIEPWLEKIKSLLPDSANILELFCGCGTIGISIREKIESLYGIESHEKSIRYAKDNAKSNNALQFEYEVSDLYQKHLPKHVAHYPIWIVNPPRAGLSEGIIESASMFSPKQIVYSSCNPSTLKRDITRLEAIGYRLNYIGLFDFFPRTQHYEVLVSLKK; encoded by the coding sequence ATGGAAAAGTTGCGTATAAAACTGGAAAAGTGGGTGAATGGTGGTTATTGTATAGCTCACCATGAGGGACATGCAGTTTTCGTCGATGGCGGATTGCCTGGCGAATTAGTAGACATAAGTCTTTATAAAACAGGAAACAAAGAATGGTTTGGATCAGTCTCCGAAGTCATTGAAGCCTCAGAAAGAAGGACCGAATCCGATTGTGCTGTTTTTATGGAGTGCGGGGGATGTAGTTATCGCCATATTTCTTACAAAGATGAGGTAGAAATCAAAACCACTCTTCTGGAAGGAATGTTTCCAAAGTGGAAAGGTAAGATCCAAGTGATCAAAGGGCCAGAAAACGAGTACCGAAATAACGTGCAATGGCAATCGAACGGAAGAGAAATTGGATACTTCTCAAAAAATACCCACAGAATTGTGAAAGAATCACATGCCGTCTGTAAAACTGTCGATAAACGTTTGTTATGGGATATGGTTCCCGAGGGACTTCAAAAATCTGTCTCCAAAAACAAATCCATCCAACTCCGATTGTCCTCAAAATCTGTTGTGAATTATGAAAGAGACCAAACAGAAATGATTATTTTTAATACCAAGTTAAAAGTTCCAGAACGGGGTTTCTTTCAAATCAATCAGTTCCTAATCGAACCTTGGCTTGAAAAAATTAAATCCCTTTTGCCAGACTCGGCCAATATTTTGGAACTGTTTTGTGGTTGTGGAACGATTGGTATTTCGATTCGAGAAAAAATAGAATCGCTGTATGGAATTGAATCTCACGAAAAGAGCATTCGGTATGCAAAAGATAATGCAAAATCGAACAATGCATTACAGTTTGAGTATGAAGTCAGTGATTTATACCAAAAACATTTACCTAAACATGTTGCTCATTATCCAATTTGGATTGTAAACCCGCCAAGGGCTGGACTTTCCGAAGGCATTATTGAATCGGCTTCTATGTTTTCACCGAAACAAATTGTTTATTCTAGCTGTAATCCAAGTACACTCAAACGTGATATTACTAGATTAGAAGCAATAGGATACAGATTGAACTATATTGGTTTGTTTGATTTTTTCCCAAGAACCCAACATTATGAAGTATTGGTGAGTTTGAAAAAGTAA